From the Shewanella amazonensis SB2B genome, one window contains:
- a CDS encoding GNAT family N-acetyltransferase, protein MQIVPLHSSHYPHIASVFHQAVRAAAGKGYTQAQCEAWSRGVRDRRYWRSRLGRSLVLVALNVDEVVGFIDCELEHPDKGYIGHLYVAPTHQGRGIGGKLLDALIRQAPALGIGSLTTDASLHSEPLFAAKGFSNVGRYFQQKSGQVLPGFAMTLPLPFYIDRMQGSDLASIARLFHEAVQGASEYYSEAERHAWSAALRDEATWQGKLAPSKVWVARKDSGIMGFINLLPKSIGEAEIDCLFTSPVLTRCGVATSLYWVLEQQARRDGVRRLSVEASYFARPFFQSRGFTELSRNEHPRHGQILVNFSMEKWLSRPEGG, encoded by the coding sequence ATGCAGATAGTTCCCCTCCATTCAAGCCATTACCCACACATCGCTTCAGTATTTCATCAGGCGGTACGGGCCGCTGCCGGTAAAGGTTACACCCAGGCGCAATGCGAAGCCTGGAGCCGCGGTGTCAGGGATAGACGCTACTGGCGTTCAAGACTTGGCCGCAGTTTGGTGTTGGTGGCCCTGAATGTTGATGAGGTAGTGGGGTTTATTGACTGCGAGCTTGAACATCCTGACAAGGGGTACATAGGTCATCTTTATGTTGCACCGACACATCAGGGCAGAGGTATAGGCGGTAAACTTCTGGATGCACTTATCCGTCAGGCGCCCGCACTTGGCATTGGCTCGCTCACCACAGATGCCTCCTTACACTCTGAGCCACTTTTTGCCGCCAAAGGCTTTAGTAATGTGGGCCGTTATTTTCAGCAAAAGTCGGGCCAGGTGCTGCCCGGATTTGCCATGACACTGCCTCTGCCATTTTACATAGACCGGATGCAGGGCTCGGATCTGGCTTCTATTGCCAGGTTGTTTCACGAGGCGGTACAGGGAGCATCTGAGTATTACAGTGAGGCGGAGCGGCACGCCTGGTCAGCTGCGCTTCGGGATGAAGCAACCTGGCAGGGGAAGTTGGCGCCTTCAAAGGTATGGGTTGCCCGGAAGGATTCCGGGATTATGGGTTTTATCAATTTGCTGCCAAAAAGTATTGGCGAAGCGGAAATTGACTGTTTATTTACTTCCCCTGTATTGACGCGCTGCGGCGTGGCAACCAGCCTCTATTGGGTGCTTGAGCAGCAGGCCCGGCGTGACGGCGTGCGGCGGTTAAGCGTCGAAGCATCTTATTTTGCCAGGCCATTTTTTCAAAGCAGGGGATTCACTGAGCTTAGCCGGAATGAACACCCAAGACACGGGCAAATCCTGGTGAATTTCAGTATGGAAAAGTGGCTCAGCCGCCCGGAAGGCGGATGA
- a CDS encoding DUF3820 family protein, whose product MDTKSLKVAINRKMPFGKYAGRRLLELPEPYLVWFKSNGFPEGRLGEELALIYEVKLNGLEGMLRPLLDDV is encoded by the coding sequence ATGGACACCAAGTCTTTGAAAGTGGCTATAAATCGCAAAATGCCCTTTGGCAAATATGCCGGACGGCGGCTGCTGGAGTTGCCAGAACCCTATCTGGTGTGGTTTAAGTCCAACGGGTTTCCAGAAGGGCGTTTGGGGGAAGAATTGGCCCTTATTTATGAAGTCAAACTCAACGGGCTTGAGGGCATGCTGCGGCCACTGCTTGATGATGTGTGA
- a CDS encoding bifunctional metallophosphatase/5'-nucleotidase yields the protein MQTSAYYLQLAHINDCHSNFDPVALSLSVDHHGSQIRVACHSGGYGRIATILEQARDKAKRDNQAFLFLHGGDTFQGTLYFNEFKGRANAKLLNMLRPDAMVLGNHEIDSGNAPLHRFVEAIDFPMLAGNMDLSGEDPTKAFPLARLPNLYYLDPSTGCARVIKHPLGDRELAIVGITLDQMSVIARPDPDTHFANTLETCKRTVKALKAEGIDHILVLSHLGLDGDRKLAASVDGISLIVGGHSHTLMGDFAELGLPAVPWGECVNGTAILHAGKYAETLGLADIGFNEKGLVTALNGGNYLMLDEHLVIDGGDEMTRNAIIARLKAHPNILWPAQHPDVQQVIDTEFRPAIRALDHQVLAMVPRELVHTRLPSKALPHGSEVAPWVSRAMYEESRILDGAVQFALHNAGGVRQSLSRGQITLADVLGRLLPFELPLVKYAIEGQYLFEALESAINSATNNSVVGTGAGSFPYTFGLKYHYDGRRPMGERVLSLTVAQNNIWVPVKRQQVYVGVSSAYTASGKEGYDALACCHWQESIDGLTLPGAFIRFIQRHGEIADELAPQLSYVSHLG from the coding sequence GTGCAGACTTCAGCTTATTACCTGCAACTGGCACACATCAACGATTGCCACAGTAATTTCGATCCCGTCGCCCTGAGCCTGTCGGTTGACCATCACGGCTCACAGATTCGCGTAGCTTGCCACAGCGGCGGATATGGCCGCATCGCAACCATACTGGAGCAAGCCCGCGATAAGGCCAAGCGCGATAACCAGGCCTTTTTATTTCTCCATGGTGGCGATACCTTTCAAGGGACCCTCTATTTCAACGAGTTTAAGGGCCGCGCCAACGCCAAACTACTGAACATGCTCAGGCCCGATGCCATGGTACTGGGCAACCATGAAATCGACAGTGGCAATGCCCCGCTCCACCGCTTTGTCGAGGCCATTGATTTTCCTATGCTGGCCGGCAACATGGACTTGAGCGGCGAAGATCCCACCAAAGCATTTCCGCTGGCCCGGTTGCCCAATCTCTATTACCTCGATCCAAGTACCGGCTGTGCCAGAGTCATAAAACATCCCCTCGGTGACAGAGAGCTCGCCATTGTCGGCATCACGCTGGATCAGATGAGTGTGATTGCCAGGCCCGACCCGGATACCCATTTCGCCAATACGCTGGAAACCTGTAAACGCACGGTGAAGGCCCTCAAGGCTGAAGGCATAGATCATATTCTGGTGCTCAGCCATCTTGGTCTCGATGGTGACCGCAAACTGGCCGCTTCCGTGGATGGCATAAGCCTTATCGTTGGTGGCCACAGCCATACCCTGATGGGAGATTTTGCCGAGTTGGGATTACCGGCCGTCCCCTGGGGCGAATGCGTCAATGGCACTGCCATATTGCATGCGGGCAAGTATGCCGAAACACTCGGGCTTGCAGACATCGGCTTTAACGAAAAGGGACTAGTCACCGCCCTTAATGGCGGCAATTATCTGATGCTGGATGAACATCTGGTTATCGATGGCGGCGATGAGATGACACGCAATGCCATCATCGCCAGGCTGAAGGCCCATCCAAATATTCTCTGGCCAGCGCAGCATCCCGACGTCCAGCAGGTGATAGATACTGAGTTCCGACCCGCTATCCGTGCCCTGGATCATCAGGTACTTGCCATGGTTCCCCGAGAACTGGTGCACACCCGTTTGCCCAGTAAGGCCTTGCCCCATGGCAGCGAAGTCGCCCCCTGGGTTAGCCGTGCCATGTACGAAGAGTCCCGCATTCTGGATGGTGCAGTCCAATTTGCGCTGCATAACGCTGGCGGTGTCAGGCAGTCTCTCAGCCGTGGCCAAATTACCCTTGCCGATGTGCTTGGCCGCTTGTTGCCATTTGAACTGCCGCTGGTGAAATATGCCATCGAAGGTCAGTATCTGTTTGAGGCGCTTGAATCTGCCATCAACAGTGCAACCAATAACAGTGTTGTTGGCACAGGTGCGGGGAGCTTTCCTTATACCTTTGGTCTTAAGTATCACTATGATGGCCGTCGCCCCATGGGGGAGAGGGTGCTGTCATTAACGGTCGCGCAAAATAACATTTGGGTACCAGTAAAGCGCCAGCAGGTGTATGTGGGGGTTTCATCGGCGTACACCGCATCGGGTAAGGAAGGTTATGATGCCCTGGCTTGCTGCCATTGGCAGGAGTCTATCGATGGCCTAACACTGCCCGGCGCCTTTATCCGCTTTATCCAACGCCACGGCGAAATTGCCGATGAGTTGGCGCCGCAGTTATCCTACGTCAGTCATCTTGGCTGA
- a CDS encoding tetratricopeptide repeat protein: MEIYSTEEQQVEAIKSFWKEYGTSILVGAVVGLGGLYGWNTYSDMKVAKAEAASVAYQQLSANTSDEAAILKAADGFKAEHDQQGYSLLVEMMVAKSAVEAKDYAKAEESLKKVIAAKDAGSLGSVATLRLARIQAEQGQGAVALTTLDSITDSAFDAQRDEIKGDILTSQGETDKAKAAYQAALDKGGISASPLLKMKLDNLNQA, translated from the coding sequence GTGGAAATCTATAGCACAGAAGAACAACAGGTAGAGGCCATCAAGAGCTTCTGGAAAGAATACGGTACCTCCATCCTGGTGGGTGCAGTGGTTGGTTTGGGTGGCCTGTATGGCTGGAACACCTATTCCGATATGAAAGTTGCCAAGGCAGAAGCCGCCTCAGTGGCTTACCAGCAGCTCAGTGCCAACACAAGCGACGAAGCTGCCATACTGAAGGCCGCTGACGGTTTCAAGGCCGAGCACGACCAGCAAGGCTACAGCCTGCTGGTTGAGATGATGGTGGCCAAGAGTGCCGTCGAAGCCAAAGACTACGCCAAGGCAGAAGAGTCTTTGAAAAAGGTGATTGCCGCCAAAGACGCGGGTAGCCTGGGTAGCGTTGCTACTTTGCGTCTGGCCCGTATCCAGGCCGAGCAAGGTCAGGGCGCTGTGGCGCTTACCACACTGGACTCTATCACCGACAGCGCTTTCGACGCTCAGCGCGACGAAATCAAGGGCGATATCCTGACCAGTCAGGGTGAAACCGACAAAGCCAAGGCTGCCTATCAGGCTGCGCTGGACAAGGGCGGCATCTCTGCCAGCCCACTTCTTAAAATGAAGCTGGATAACCTGAATCAGGCATAA
- the ispG gene encoding flavodoxin-dependent (E)-4-hydroxy-3-methylbut-2-enyl-diphosphate synthase has translation MFNENPIKRRPSTRIYVGNVPIGDGAPIAVQSMTNTRTTDVAATVAQIRALENVGADIVRVSVPTMDAAEAFRQIKQQVKVPLVADIHFDYRIALKVAEYGVDCLRINPGNIGNEERIRAVVDCARDKNIPIRIGVNGGSLEKDLMDKYKEPTPEALLESAMRHVDILDRLNFDQFKVSVKASDVFLAVESYRLLAKQIKQPLHLGITEAGGARAGAVKSAVGLGMLLAEGIGDTLRISLAADPVEEVKVGFDILKSLRIRSRGINFIACPSCSRQEFDVISTVNELERRLEDVTTAMDVSIIGCVVNGPGEALVSHLGLAGGHKKSGYYDDGIRQKERFDNDNLVDALEAKIRAKASLMANRIPVQEGDAD, from the coding sequence ATGTTCAACGAAAATCCCATCAAGCGTCGCCCCTCTACCCGCATTTACGTCGGTAATGTGCCTATTGGTGACGGCGCGCCTATTGCTGTCCAGTCCATGACCAACACCCGCACCACAGATGTGGCTGCAACAGTGGCGCAAATTCGGGCACTGGAAAATGTTGGCGCCGACATAGTACGTGTCTCAGTGCCTACCATGGATGCAGCCGAAGCCTTCAGGCAGATTAAGCAGCAGGTAAAAGTGCCTCTGGTGGCCGATATCCACTTTGACTACCGTATCGCCCTTAAAGTGGCTGAGTACGGTGTGGATTGTCTGCGTATCAACCCGGGTAATATTGGTAACGAAGAGCGCATTCGTGCCGTGGTTGACTGTGCCCGTGACAAAAACATTCCCATCCGTATCGGAGTGAATGGCGGCAGTCTCGAAAAAGATCTGATGGACAAGTACAAGGAGCCAACGCCTGAGGCGCTGCTCGAGTCCGCTATGCGCCATGTGGACATTCTTGACCGCCTCAACTTTGACCAGTTCAAGGTGAGCGTGAAGGCGTCAGACGTTTTCCTGGCGGTGGAGTCTTACCGACTGCTGGCCAAACAAATCAAACAGCCGCTGCATCTTGGCATCACTGAGGCCGGTGGCGCCCGCGCCGGTGCGGTGAAATCCGCTGTTGGTCTGGGTATGTTGCTCGCCGAGGGCATTGGCGACACCCTGCGTATTTCCCTGGCGGCCGATCCGGTTGAAGAAGTGAAAGTGGGTTTTGATATCCTCAAATCACTGCGTATCCGCTCCCGCGGTATCAATTTTATCGCCTGTCCTTCCTGCTCGCGTCAGGAATTTGATGTTATCTCTACCGTTAACGAGCTTGAGAGACGTCTCGAGGACGTGACCACGGCAATGGACGTGTCCATCATCGGCTGTGTGGTTAATGGCCCCGGTGAAGCTTTGGTGTCTCATTTGGGGCTGGCGGGTGGCCACAAGAAGAGTGGTTACTATGACGATGGTATCCGCCAGAAGGAACGTTTTGATAACGATAACCTGGTGGATGCACTGGAAGCCAAAATTCGCGCCAAGGCCAGCCTGATGGCAAACCGGATACCCGTGCAAGAGGGTGATGCCGACTAG
- a CDS encoding bifunctional tRNA (adenosine(37)-C2)-methyltransferase TrmG/ribosomal RNA large subunit methyltransferase RlmN, whose translation MSEKKINLLDLDLPGLKALLTEMGEKPFRAQQIMQWIYHFGVSDFEQMTNINKAMRAKLAARCEIVAPEITSYQKSSDGTIKFAINVGQGQEVETVYIPEDDRATLCVSSQVGCALECTFCSTAQQGFNRNLTVSEIVGQIWRVSHFLGFQKETGERPISNVVMMGMGEPLLNLANVVPAMNIMLDDYGFGLSKRRVTLSTSGVVPALDKLGDVIDVALAVSIHAPNDELRDVLVPINKKYPLQEFLAAIRRYLEKSNANRGRVTLEYVMLDHINDSTDQAHELAKLMKDTPCKINLIPFNPYPGSPYGRSSNSRIDRFAKVLMEYDLTVIVRKTRGDDIDAACGQLAGDIRDRTKRLAKKRMQESQISVTMN comes from the coding sequence ATGAGTGAAAAGAAGATCAATTTGCTGGACCTGGATTTGCCGGGACTGAAAGCGCTGCTGACTGAAATGGGCGAAAAACCCTTTCGTGCCCAGCAGATAATGCAATGGATCTATCATTTCGGTGTCAGTGACTTCGAACAGATGACCAACATTAATAAGGCCATGCGTGCCAAGCTTGCCGCACGTTGTGAAATTGTTGCGCCTGAAATCACCAGTTACCAAAAATCTTCTGATGGCACTATTAAGTTTGCCATTAACGTAGGGCAGGGGCAGGAAGTTGAGACGGTGTACATTCCCGAGGATGACCGCGCCACCCTGTGTGTATCATCTCAGGTGGGTTGTGCCCTTGAGTGTACCTTTTGCTCCACCGCACAGCAGGGGTTTAACCGTAACCTGACCGTATCTGAAATTGTTGGCCAGATTTGGCGGGTATCGCACTTTTTGGGCTTCCAGAAAGAAACCGGCGAGCGCCCCATTTCCAACGTGGTGATGATGGGTATGGGTGAGCCTTTGCTTAACCTCGCCAATGTGGTCCCTGCCATGAATATTATGCTGGACGACTACGGTTTTGGTTTGTCCAAGCGCCGTGTGACTTTGTCTACCTCCGGTGTGGTGCCTGCGCTGGATAAACTTGGCGACGTAATTGATGTGGCGTTGGCTGTCAGTATCCATGCACCCAATGACGAGCTTAGGGATGTGCTGGTGCCCATCAATAAAAAGTATCCGCTGCAGGAGTTTTTGGCTGCCATCCGTCGTTACCTCGAGAAGTCCAACGCCAATCGTGGTCGCGTGACTCTCGAGTACGTGATGCTGGACCATATCAATGACAGCACCGACCAGGCCCATGAATTGGCCAAGTTGATGAAGGATACTCCCTGTAAAATCAACCTGATCCCCTTCAACCCCTATCCAGGTTCCCCTTACGGGCGCTCGTCCAACTCCCGTATTGACCGTTTTGCCAAGGTGTTGATGGAATACGACTTGACCGTAATAGTGCGTAAAACCCGCGGTGATGATATCGATGCGGCCTGTGGTCAGCTCGCCGGGGATATCCGTGATCGCACCAAGCGTCTGGCAAAAAAACGCATGCAAGAAAGCCAGATTTCAGTCACAATGAATTAA
- a CDS encoding RodZ domain-containing protein has translation MNEELTPSSEEQEAPATESLGQILKAAREAKGMSVADVATALHLRPSVVKDLEADDFSNISSATYIRGYIKNFARIVEADKQKVEACLASQVPGVSQPAMQSFSRKTVRQARDKRYLMLTYLVILILVALLVFWWLQTSKFFNTAAVDFSKPTAEEVAAAGQTSIQDDLMQRLGNETHTQAGTSPQPDTEAAYEQSVNSDDMPVAAQEVTVGSAEEPSAQQDNNSAVDTTASDMREIDTRASNAEATPEVTASIPATPGQSALVMSFSADCWVQVKDATGKVLVSDLRKAGQTINLSGKAPFSFILGAPQAVKLSINGEAASLDEFPKGRVARFSLPKNG, from the coding sequence ATGAATGAAGAATTAACGCCTTCTTCCGAAGAGCAGGAAGCGCCAGCGACAGAATCGTTGGGGCAAATCCTCAAGGCCGCCCGCGAAGCCAAGGGGATGTCGGTCGCCGATGTGGCGACTGCGTTGCATTTGCGGCCCTCCGTTGTAAAAGATCTCGAAGCCGACGACTTCAGCAATATCTCATCAGCCACTTATATCCGCGGATACATCAAAAACTTTGCCCGCATTGTTGAAGCCGATAAGCAGAAGGTGGAGGCCTGTCTGGCAAGCCAGGTACCCGGTGTCAGCCAACCGGCCATGCAAAGCTTTTCCAGAAAAACCGTGCGTCAGGCCAGAGATAAGCGCTACCTGATGCTCACCTATCTGGTGATCCTCATCCTGGTTGCCTTATTGGTATTCTGGTGGCTACAAACCAGTAAGTTTTTTAATACCGCTGCCGTCGATTTCTCCAAGCCCACAGCCGAAGAAGTAGCGGCCGCCGGACAAACCTCTATTCAGGATGACCTGATGCAGCGACTGGGCAATGAGACCCACACGCAAGCAGGTACCTCCCCGCAGCCAGACACTGAGGCGGCTTATGAGCAGTCTGTAAATAGTGATGATATGCCGGTTGCCGCGCAAGAGGTCACAGTGGGCAGCGCTGAAGAGCCTTCGGCGCAGCAGGACAACAATTCTGCCGTCGACACCACCGCCTCTGATATGAGAGAAATTGACACCAGAGCAAGCAACGCAGAAGCTACACCAGAGGTTACTGCCAGTATTCCGGCCACACCAGGACAGTCTGCTCTGGTCATGTCCTTCAGTGCCGACTGCTGGGTTCAGGTAAAGGATGCCACAGGTAAGGTACTTGTCAGTGATCTGCGTAAGGCCGGTCAGACCATCAACCTCAGTGGCAAGGCGCCTTTCAGCTTTATTCTCGGCGCCCCCCAGGCTGTTAAGCTCAGTATCAATGGTGAGGCCGCGAGTCTCGACGAGTTCCCCAAGGGCCGGGTGGCCAGATTCAGTCTGCCCAAAAACGGTTAA
- a CDS encoding CNNM domain-containing protein produces MVTLIIIILVAVGVSFLCSVFEAVLLSVTPSYIASLDENNPAAASRLRAQKDNVEAPLVAILTLNTISHTVGAAVAGAQAAHVFGDHMLGVFSAVLTFIILFFSEIIPKTLGANYWRTLAPSVSLALLWMERATKPLIWMSQQVTKLLGKGEEGQYIRQEMSAMARMGHESGELDAQESRILTQILSVKEMPVTSIMTPRTVMFSVPMSMTLEDFAGKHMAKPFSRLPVFGEDNDDIQGFVNRTDILLGVRDNPQNTMASLKRNLLAVPETAKILPLLELMIKRNTQIAVVVDEYGSAQGLVTQEDIIESMLGLEIVDLNDPAIDMQRLARQLWKRRIKEKGIRLSDDQDGDLHSF; encoded by the coding sequence ATGGTTACCCTCATTATTATCATACTCGTTGCCGTGGGCGTTTCCTTTCTGTGCAGCGTGTTCGAAGCCGTGCTTCTGTCTGTGACTCCCAGTTATATCGCCTCACTGGACGAAAATAATCCTGCCGCAGCCAGCCGCCTGCGCGCTCAAAAAGACAATGTTGAAGCACCGCTGGTTGCCATCCTGACGCTAAATACCATTTCCCATACCGTAGGTGCGGCCGTGGCTGGTGCTCAGGCCGCCCATGTATTTGGTGACCACATGCTCGGAGTATTTTCGGCAGTGCTTACCTTTATTATTCTGTTCTTCTCCGAGATCATCCCCAAAACCCTGGGTGCCAACTACTGGCGCACCCTGGCACCGTCAGTCAGCCTCGCACTGCTGTGGATGGAACGCGCCACCAAGCCGCTTATCTGGATGTCGCAGCAGGTCACCAAACTCTTGGGTAAGGGCGAAGAAGGCCAATACATTCGCCAGGAAATGAGTGCCATGGCGCGCATGGGACACGAGTCCGGTGAATTGGATGCCCAGGAATCCCGCATTCTGACGCAAATTCTGTCGGTAAAAGAAATGCCGGTCACCAGCATCATGACACCCAGAACCGTGATGTTCTCCGTGCCCATGTCCATGACATTGGAAGACTTTGCCGGCAAGCATATGGCCAAGCCCTTCAGTCGTCTGCCGGTATTTGGCGAAGATAACGATGACATTCAGGGTTTTGTAAACCGTACAGATATTTTGCTCGGGGTACGTGATAATCCCCAAAACACCATGGCCAGCCTCAAGCGCAATCTGCTGGCGGTGCCCGAAACGGCCAAAATTCTGCCATTGCTTGAGCTGATGATTAAGCGCAATACCCAGATTGCTGTGGTGGTGGATGAATATGGCTCGGCGCAGGGCCTGGTAACCCAGGAAGACATTATCGAGTCCATGCTCGGACTGGAGATTGTTGACCTGAACGACCCGGCCATCGATATGCAGCGTCTTGCAAGGCAATTATGGAAGAGACGCATCAAGGAGAAAGGCATTCGACTGTCAGATGACCAGGACGGAGACCTTCACTCATTCTGA
- the hisS gene encoding histidine--tRNA ligase, with amino-acid sequence MAKQIQAIRGMNDILPNQSPVWQKLEAVLRDAVAAFGYSEIRTPIVESTDLFKRSIGEVTDIVEKEMYTFEDRNGDSLTLRPEGTASTVRAGNEHGLLYNQEQRLWYTGPMFRHERPQKGRYRQFHQFGVEVYGIASADIDAEVLMLSNMLWQKLGLTEHVVLEINTLGDSDERAAYRDALIAFLEVHKDKLDEDSQRRMYSNPLRVLDTKNPEIQAILADAPALMDYLGEESKSHFSTLRELLDAVGIQYRVNPRLVRGLDYYNRTVFEWVTDSLGAQGTVLAGGRYDGLVGQLGGKDTPAVGFAMGLERIVLLLETLELAKDVPAAVDVYVTAMGDSCVPAAFAIANELRVALPGVRIMTHCGGGNFKKQIKRADKSGAALALIIGDNELAEGKVAIKPLRNDNEQQLVAREALAETIKALI; translated from the coding sequence GTGGCAAAACAGATCCAAGCGATTCGCGGAATGAACGACATTCTGCCAAACCAGTCTCCCGTGTGGCAAAAGCTCGAAGCAGTGCTGCGCGATGCCGTTGCCGCCTTCGGTTACAGCGAAATCCGCACCCCCATCGTGGAAAGTACCGATCTCTTTAAGCGCTCCATCGGCGAAGTCACTGACATCGTTGAGAAAGAAATGTATACCTTCGAGGACAGAAACGGCGACAGCCTGACCCTGCGCCCCGAAGGCACGGCTTCAACCGTGCGTGCCGGTAACGAGCACGGTTTGCTCTACAACCAGGAGCAACGTCTGTGGTACACAGGCCCCATGTTCCGTCACGAGCGTCCTCAGAAGGGACGCTATCGCCAGTTCCACCAGTTTGGTGTTGAGGTGTATGGCATTGCCAGTGCCGATATCGATGCCGAAGTACTGATGCTGTCCAATATGCTGTGGCAAAAGCTGGGGCTGACCGAGCATGTGGTACTGGAAATCAACACCCTGGGTGACAGTGACGAGCGTGCAGCCTATCGCGACGCTTTGATAGCCTTCCTGGAAGTACACAAAGACAAGCTCGACGAAGACAGTCAGCGTCGTATGTACAGCAATCCGCTGCGGGTATTGGATACCAAAAATCCCGAAATCCAGGCCATTCTCGCTGATGCGCCGGCTTTGATGGACTACCTCGGTGAGGAGTCAAAGTCACATTTTTCTACCCTGCGTGAACTCTTGGACGCTGTTGGCATCCAATACCGGGTTAATCCCCGTTTGGTTCGCGGGCTGGATTATTACAACCGGACTGTGTTTGAATGGGTCACCGATAGCCTGGGTGCCCAGGGTACAGTGCTCGCCGGTGGTCGTTACGATGGTCTTGTGGGCCAGTTGGGCGGTAAAGATACCCCTGCCGTGGGCTTTGCCATGGGGCTTGAGCGCATTGTGCTCTTGCTGGAAACCCTGGAGCTTGCCAAGGATGTACCGGCCGCAGTGGATGTGTATGTTACTGCCATGGGCGACAGCTGTGTACCGGCGGCCTTTGCCATTGCCAACGAGCTTCGCGTGGCGCTGCCCGGGGTGCGCATCATGACCCACTGCGGTGGTGGTAACTTCAAGAAACAAATCAAACGCGCCGACAAGAGCGGCGCAGCCCTGGCCCTTATCATTGGTGATAATGAGCTGGCCGAGGGTAAGGTGGCCATCAAGCCGCTTCGCAATGACAACGAACAACAGCTGGTGGCTCGTGAGGCGCTGGCAGAAACAATTAAAGCATTGATTTAA
- the pilW gene encoding type IV pilus biogenesis/stability protein PilW — protein sequence MKQGLPSLTLIAILSGLVTGCVTEQTYSGTDIPVSERTFDKVAAAKERTQLGLTYLQRGNTEQAKFNLDKAMAYAPHLEEVHVAMAYFYQTVGDVPRTEEAYRNAVRSNDASGDSMNNFGVFLCQQKRYGEAEEMFLKAINQPKYTRTASSYENLGLCSRDAGQIEKARHYFDMALKYDPRRATSLLEMTEIAMDSKDFQGAKRMLERLHSVIPESASSLALGVEIERQLNNRDASSRYGIMLLAKFPASPEAKEYRASLNQ from the coding sequence ATGAAGCAAGGATTGCCTTCTTTAACCCTGATCGCCATCCTGTCCGGACTGGTGACGGGCTGCGTTACCGAACAAACCTACTCAGGTACAGATATTCCTGTGTCCGAGCGCACCTTCGATAAGGTGGCGGCGGCAAAAGAGCGTACCCAGTTGGGGCTGACCTATTTACAACGTGGCAATACAGAACAAGCCAAATTCAACCTCGATAAAGCCATGGCCTACGCACCGCACCTTGAAGAAGTGCATGTGGCCATGGCCTATTTCTATCAGACAGTAGGAGACGTTCCCCGCACTGAAGAGGCCTACCGCAATGCTGTGCGTTCCAATGACGCCAGCGGTGACTCTATGAATAACTTTGGGGTGTTTCTGTGCCAGCAAAAGCGCTACGGCGAAGCCGAAGAAATGTTTTTAAAGGCCATTAACCAACCCAAGTACACTCGCACTGCATCCAGCTATGAAAATCTGGGCCTTTGCAGCCGCGATGCGGGACAGATAGAAAAAGCGCGACACTACTTTGATATGGCGCTAAAGTATGACCCTCGGCGAGCCACCTCACTGCTGGAAATGACCGAAATTGCCATGGATAGCAAGGATTTCCAGGGAGCCAAAAGAATGCTGGAGCGTTTGCATTCGGTTATCCCTGAGTCGGCTTCCAGTCTCGCCCTGGGTGTAGAAATCGAACGCCAACTGAATAATCGAGATGCCAGCAGCCGATATGGCATTATGCTGTTGGCGAAATTTCCCGCTTCACCAGAAGCCAAAGAATATCGGGCCAGTTTGAATCAATGA